A segment of the Methanothermococcus thermolithotrophicus DSM 2095 genome:
TTTCAAACAAATGAAATGATCTACGTGAATAAAAGGATAAACATGAGCGTATATAATATTTAATGGATTTGGGAAATATGGCGAAACTTTTACAACTTGCAGAATTTATTTCAAGAATATTTCCATTTTTAATAGTGTTTGCATGTATATTTATGTACGGCATTATGGATTTAATAGCTTTGGTGTTAATTCCGCTCGTAATCTGGCTATTGTGGGCAAAAATCAACGATCAAAAATGGGACATCCCAAATAGAAACCAGAGAGTAATTCCTTTAATTATTGTAGTTATATACGGTTTTTTAATACTAGCTTTTAGGCAGGATTTTCCTATCAAGTTTTACTTGGTAAATGTGGTATTTTTGTTAATAATTACAAGATTCTGGAAAATAAGTATCCATTGTTATGGTTTATCTGCAATAATAATAGCATTGATTAAATCAAACAATGTTTTAAATGG
Coding sequences within it:
- a CDS encoding phosphoesterase PA-phosphatase; protein product: MAKLLQLAEFISRIFPFLIVFACIFMYGIMDLIALVLIPLVIWLLWAKINDQKWDIPNRNQRVIPLIIVVIYGFLILAFRQDFPIKFYLVNVVFLLIITRFWKISIHCYGLSAIIIALIKSNNVLNGNPLYFIVPIYFLFLIATIWSRLYLKKHTLLQVVLGTFFGFLINLWFV